The following proteins come from a genomic window of Sorghum bicolor cultivar BTx623 chromosome 3, Sorghum_bicolor_NCBIv3, whole genome shotgun sequence:
- the LOC8055242 gene encoding uncharacterized protein LOC8055242 gives MVGSGAAAGGGGDHARSKEAAGMMALHEALRNVCLSSDWTYSVFWTIRPRPRCRGGNGCKVGDDNGSLMLMWEDGFCRPRVAECLEDIDGEDPVRKAFIKMSIQLYNYGEGLMGKVASDKCHKWVFKEPSECEPNISNYWQSSFDALPPEWTDQFASGIQTIAVIQAGHGLLQLGSCKIIPEDLHFVLRMRHMFESLGYQSGFFLSQLFSSSRGASPTPPFPLKQQPPPAAARAPQQLFNWAGHHQPQLPPSPGAGASPLFPPGPGAFHPSSAARSMPPYPGGGKDEGGHMFHLPAAHHGSSKPPHMDEHQQTMGPGGEAPDGELRWPNGLSFFTALTGRADDAKLLFGGPGGGAGAADDEKAAADNAQTGHGGAENVEEYLSLESHSNKARKVESAAQSTKFKRSFTLPARMGSSTSPSPSPSVSASTAPAPPQQQGMEYRGPHEGGVYSDLMETFLE, from the exons ATGGTGGGCTCCGGCGCGGCTGCGGGCGGAGGAGGGGATCACGCGCGGAGCAAAGAGGCCGCGGGGATGATGGCGCTCCACGAGGCCCTCCGCAACGTCTGCCTCAGCTCCGACTGGACCTACTCCGTCTTCTGGACCATCCGTCCTCGCCC GCGCTGCCGCGGCGGCAACGGCTGCAAGGTCGGCGACGACAACGGCAGCCT GATGCTGATGTGGGAGGACGGATTCTGCCGGCCGCGGGTGGCGGAGTGCCTGGAGGACATCGACGGGGAGGACCCGGTGCGGAAGGCCTTCATCAAGATGTCCATCCAGCTCTACAACTACGGAGAAGG GCTGATGGGAAAGGTGGCCTCTGATAAATGTCACAAATGGGTCTTCAAGGAACCTTCTGAATGCGAGCCCAACATCTCCAACTACTGGCAGAGCTCTTTCGACGCT CTTCCTCCGGAATGGACCGATCAGTTCGCATCAGGCATCCAG ACCATAGCCGTGATCCAAGCCGGGCATGGCCTCCTGCAGCTGGGCTCTTGCAAGATT ATACCCGAGGACCTGCACTTCGTGCTGCGGATGCGACACATGTTCGAGTCACTGGGCTACCAGTCGGGCTTCTTCCTCTCCCAGCTCTTCTCGTCCTCGCGGGGCGCCTCGCCGACGCCGCCGTTCCCCCTCAAGCAGCAGCCGCCTCCGGCCGCCGCGCGTGCTCCGCAGCAGCTCTTCAACTGGGCAGGACACCACCAGCCGCAGCTCCCGCCGTCGCCGGGCGCGGGAGCGTCGCCGCTCTTCCCGCCCGGCCCGGGCGCGTTTCACCCGTCGTCAGCCGCGCGGTCAATGCCGCCGTACCCAGGCGGCGGCAAGGACGAGGGCGGCCACATGTTCCACCTCCCAGCGGCGCACCATGGCAGCAGCAAGCCACCGCACATGGACGAGCACCAGCAGACGATGGGCCCCGGTGGCGAAGCGCCCGACGGCGAGCTCCGGTGGCCCAACGGGCTGTCCTTCTTCACCGCGCTCACCGGGCGAGCGGACGACGCGAAGCTGCTGTTTGGTGGCCCCGGCGGAGGAGCCGGCGCCGCGGACGACGAGAAGGCGGCGGCGGACAACGCGCAGACCGGGCACGGCGGGGCCGAGAACGTGGAGGAGTACCTGAGCCTGGAGAGCCACTCCAACAAGGCGAGGAAGGTGGAGAGCGCCGCCCAGAGCACCAAGTTCAAGAGGAGCTTCACGTTGCCCGCGAGGATGGGCTCGTccacgtcgccgtcgccgtccccGTCCGTGTCGGCTTccacggcgccggcgccgccacaGCAGCAAGGGATGGAGTACCGAGGGCCACACGAGGGCGGCGTCTACTCGGACCTCATGGAGACGTTCTTGGAGTAG